GCCGAGGCGGAGAAGACGCTCGCGGCGCTCCGGGAGCTGGGCGCTCGGGCGTGGGCGTTCAAGGTGTCGGTGCTGGATCGCCCCGGCCTGCAGGAGATGGTGCGCACGCTGGAGAAGGAAGCCGGCGTGGTGGACGTGCTCGTGAACAACGCGGGCATCGGCCAGGTGGTCCCCCTGGCGCTGATGGAGGAGGAGGACTGGGACCGGATGATGGACGTCAGCGTGAAGGGGGCGTTCCTGACGTCGCAGGCGGTGATGCGGGGAATGGTGCGCGAGCGGAGGGGGCGCATCCTCAACATCAGCTCGCTGGCCGGGGTGAAGATGATGCAGGCGCCGGTGCACTACTGCGCGGCGAAGGCGGCGATGAAGGGCTTCACCGAGGGGCTGGCGAAGGAGCTGGGGCGCTACGGCATCACCGTGAACTGCCTGGCGCCCGGCGTGCTGAACGAGGGTGTGAGCCACAACCTGCCCGACAACCGGCTGCAGGAGTTCCTCCGGCACTGCGCGCTCGGGCGGGTGGGCACGGTGCAGGAGTGCGCCGAGGTGGTGACCTTCCTCGTCTCGGACCGCAACAGCTACATGACGGGCAGCACCGTCGTGCTGGACGGAGGCGTGTGACGATGGGCGAGGAGAATCCGCCGTCCCCGCTGCCCTTTCCGACGAGCCTCTGTCACCGCTGTGCCGCGCCGCCGAAGTACGTGCGGACGAAGACGTCCACGTTCATCCTCTGCCCGCTGCTGCCGAACAAGTACCCGCCCCAGCCGGTGCTCAGGTGCCCGCTCTTCCGGCCGAAACCACCAGACACGGAGAAGTAGCGAGCCGCCGGAGGCTCAGGCGTCGAGGCGCTGCATCTCGCGCGTGAGCTGGGACTCCAGGTCTCGGATGTTCTTGTAGACGAGGCAACGGTAGCTCGCGACGTCGAACCGGAGCTCCTTGACGTCGCGCACGAGCAGGATCGTCGGCCGCCCCCGGCCCCACGCGTAACCGACCTCCAGGTACACGTTGGGATTGGCCATGGAAAGATCGGCGATGACGACCTTCGCGGTGTCGATGCGCTCCTTGATGCGCTCGATGATCGCCCCCTCGAAGACA
This is a stretch of genomic DNA from Archangium violaceum. It encodes these proteins:
- a CDS encoding SDR family NAD(P)-dependent oxidoreductase, whose product is MSTQSGRLLEGRLALVTGGSRGLGRAICLSLAREGASVAFNYVRADAEAEKTLAALRELGARAWAFKVSVLDRPGLQEMVRTLEKEAGVVDVLVNNAGIGQVVPLALMEEEDWDRMMDVSVKGAFLTSQAVMRGMVRERRGRILNISSLAGVKMMQAPVHYCAAKAAMKGFTEGLAKELGRYGITVNCLAPGVLNEGVSHNLPDNRLQEFLRHCALGRVGTVQECAEVVTFLVSDRNSYMTGSTVVLDGGV